In one window of Salvia miltiorrhiza cultivar Shanhuang (shh) unplaced genomic scaffold, IMPLAD_Smil_shh original_scaffold_326, whole genome shotgun sequence DNA:
- the LOC131004125 gene encoding uncharacterized protein LOC131004125 isoform X3, translated as MAIEVGEMLKDARVVEECRTIIKNKEVDCLRLLQSFSTSHFEPKSHGRGPDGMDIEQSQNLSKRGQVTEELVELPILRQIYDMIDVAGLKGLTNTEVCRRLGLCCKEYHKRYFKPLISIFGVHSLKESHKKGEVFRLWTAGNFKPEPSNMIPFEGETACQEARESKSLVEDPYLLKDSSQPVQVLDTSISVGNTSGTCESENDAADKKEASNCTTVDECSSGMLVRCNTQNSDVEQCTGVPAEEPLQGSKSVPNCNVPETHPLALVKSPMRRSYPRPSSLPIRASSSRREQHILKVLEEEKFLLKPELHRQLESLETEKNTMMDRKTLERILNKIQQDGNCKCIQVSVPGVTNCGRSRTIEVVLHPSLFNVSSELLTQIHDKMRHFEIQVRKQAYMRQKKNQSVPILDNVQRIPCTVQTQSEHAGLMRANGFVLAKMVRTRLLHTFLWGLVCSSPGWDQDLFISDHSHDLENPHSSCKLFELNLSIRSMPLELFLQVVGSTEKFEDVLEECKSGLLLRDLPMEKQNCLMDTRASNRLSYLIEILRRLKLIRLMSKGHAEDGSSSLHTTLNYALEFKPYLEEPTSAVASSGLVFADLRPQIRHDFVLLSKKAIDDYWGTLEYCYAAAKSRAALLAFPGSAVHEVFHPKSWASGRVMTAGQRVELVKRLAKDGTEKKLSFEDCEKIAEDLNLTLEQVLRVYYDKRQRSATRSTSTVDAEGEELQTAKGKRIMSPRKRRRLSDRISSKLGNGHSGLKAANSLLGPDSQSTMEQGSSTITTTDNDDCQSQRNSVGDNRERLGAEKLSEEDKDVYSFKRALSRLNPARQKKFYWSEEAERQLVIEYARHRAARGANFHRADWVSILNLPAPAHACKRRMALLNSFIPFREAVMKLCTILSEQYAKYLEKFQDKMLIHADSEEMIRGPASEEADMLEKWANFDEDIVKVALDDVLICKRLAKLNAARETFPEQEISEDDDIEDCGQSNASGQISSAQQRLRKHLHTGARILRQMHESVAVANAVELFKLIFLSKSKAPEAPTLLAETLRRYSEHDLCAAFNYLRERKIMIGGGNGQFELSQHFLHSITSSEFPPDTGSRAAKLAVWLHEREKDLVEEGIEVPSDLQCGEVFSLCALLSSGELSITPLLPNEGVGEAEDNRPCKRKSDSTEPDGGLPKKLKKTFAGDSELTTRREKGFPSIKLCLQRETISRFIAVDSFKKGNLYPAPFCGVKDQSNTSSGLDVTSSLLPSEIADHSSDILESGTVDHPTLELSESPWEAMTGYAKHLFSSCSYELNSSLLQPDLFKTLYSAIQKSGDNGLSMKEIHKVLNIKEEKLLEVTIEVLEAFGRALKVNAYNSVHVVDSLYRSKYFLTSIDDRVAHHLKSERKTKDKPTPLNLDSQRKNMASSEDKINTNDNEGHRVTILNRPQDVTDPPSEILAGNKITGHQHSDVASPKVNRGENLECCRTDSNHISWPLLPWMNGDGTINELLYKGLLRRVLGIVVLNPGISEDGIINQMQGLNPQSCRQLLQMMILDNHLTTRKMQQMTSARPPSILANLLGDKFRKSKWICRVHFFANPSTTTLL; from the exons ATGGCCATAGAAGTTGGAGAAAT GTTGAAAGATGCTCGAGTTGTAGAAGAGTGTCGTACAATAATCAAGAATAAG GAGGTTGATTGTTTACGTCTACTTCAAAGTTTCTCAACGTCACATTTTGAGCCAAAATCTCATGGACGTGGCCCTGATGGTATGGACATAGAACAATCACAAAATTTGTCAAAAAGAGGACAAGTTACAGAAGAACTTGTAGAGCTTCCCATCTTGCGTCAGATCTATGACATGATTGATGTTGCAGGGTTAAAAGGATTGACCAATACAGAA GTATGTAGAAGGCTCGGTTTGTGCTGTAAGGAGTACCACAAGCGATATTTTAAACCATTGATATCTATCTTTGGCGTACATTCGTTAAAGGAAAGCCACAAAAAAGGCGAGGTTTTCCGACTTTGGACAGCTGGTAACTTCAAACCAGAACCATCCAACATGATCCCATTTGAAGGAGAAACAGCTTGTCAGGAAGCCCGTGAATCTAAATCACTTGTTGAGGATCCGTACCTTCTTAAGGACTCATCTCAGCCTGTGCAGGTGCTAGATACTTCTATTTCTGTGGGGAATACTAGTGGTACCTGTGAAAGTGAGAATGATGCAGCTGACAAAAAAGAAGCTTCGAACTGTACAACTGTGGATGAATGTTCTAGTGGTATGCTTGTACGATGCAATACACAGAATTCTGATGTGGAACAATGCACTGGGGTCCCTGCTGAGGAACCATTGCAGGGAAGTAAATCAGTACCTAACTGTAATGTGCCAGAAACACACCCTCTTGCTCTTGTAAAGTCTCCAATGCGTCGATCATATCCAAGACCTTCCAGTCTTCCAATTCGTGCATCCAGCTCACGGAGGGAGCAACATATACTCAAGGTTTTGGAG GAGGAGAAGTTCCTATTAAAACCTGAGCTCCACAGGCAACTTGAGAGTCTTGAGACAGAAAAGAACACAATGATGGATAGGAAGACCTTGGAACGTATTCTTAACAAAATTCAGCAAGACGGAAATTGTAAATGCATCCAGGTTAGTGTCCCAGGCGTGACAAACTGTGGTCGCAGCAGGACAATAGAAGTTGTCCTCCATCCATCACTTTTTAATGTCTCATCTGAATTATTGACTCAAATTCATGATAAGATGAGGCATTTCGAAATCCAAGTGCGCAAGCAAGCATATATGCGGCAGAAGAAAAACCAATCAGTTCCCATATTGGACAATGTGCAGAGAATCCCCTGTACTGTGCAGACCCAATCAGAGCATGCAGGATTGATGCGTGCTAATGGATTTGTTCTGGCAAAAATGGTTAGAACAAGGCTTCTTCACACCTTTCTTTGGGGTTTGGTCTGTAGTTCCCCTGGTTGGGATCAAGATTTATTCATTAGCGACCATTCTCATGATTTGGAAAATCCACACAGCTCTTGTAAGTTATTCGAGTTAAATCTATCCATTAGGTCAATGCCACTTGAATTGTTCTTACAAGTAGTTGGATCTACTGAAAAGTTTGAGGATGTGCTCGAGGAGTGTAAAAGCGGCTTGTTACTTCGTGATCTTCCTATGGAAAAACAAAATTGCCTGATGGATACTCGAGCATCTAATCGATTGTCCTATCTCATCGAAATATTACGACGTTTGAAG TTGATTCGTCTAATGAGTAAGGGCCATGCAGAAGATGGATCCAGCAGCCTGCACACTACTCTTAATTATGCATTGGAATTTAAGCCTTACCTCGAGGAACCAACATCAGCTGTTGCATCATCTGGTCTTGTTTTTGCTGATCTGCGCCCTCAAATCAGACATGATTTTGTCCTTTTGAGCAAAAAAGCTATTGATGACTACTGGGGCACTCTGGAGTATTGTTATGCTGCAGCTAAATCAAGGGCTGCATTACTCGCATTTCCAGGATCTGCAGTTCATGAG GTATTTCATCCGAAATCATGGGCATCTGGCCGGGTCATGACAGCTGGCCAGCGAGTAGAACTTGTCAAACGTCTGGCAAAAGATGGCACAGAGAAGAAACTTTCATTCGAAGACTGTGAGAAGATTGCTGAAGATCTCAATTTGACACTGGAGCAG GTGCTCCGTGTCTATTATGACAAGAGGCAGCGGTCTGCTACTAGATCTACGAGTACTGTGGATGCTGAAGGTGAAGAGCTTCAGACAGCCAAAGGAAAACGTATTATGTCTCCACGGAAGAGGAGACGTTTATCAGATAGAATTTCCTCAAAGCTTGGAAACGGACATTCAGGTCTGAAGGCAGCTAATTCGTTATTAGGTCCGGATAGCCAATCTACCATGGAACAAGGTTCTTCGACAATTACTACTACTGACAATGATGATTGCCAGTCTCAGAGAAATTCTGTAGGTGATAATAGAGAGCGTTTGGGGGCGGAAAAATTGAGTGAAGAAGATAAGGATGTCTATTCTTTCAAGCGAGCACTATCAAGGTTGAACCCAGCACGTCAGAAAAAGTTTTATTGGTCAGAAGAGGCTGAGAG GCAATTAGTGATTGAATATGCTAGACACCGAGCTGCTCGGGGGGCAAATTTTCATCGCGCAGATTGGGTGTCAATTTTAAATCTCCCAGCACCTGCTCATGCATGCAAGAGAAGAATGGCATTATTAAATAGCTTTATCCCTTTCAGAGAGGCTGTTATGAAACTATGCACTATTCTTTCGGAACAATATGCAAAGTACCTTGAGAAGTTCCAGGACAAGATGTTGATTCATGCAGATTCTGAAGAGATGATTCGGGGTCCTGCATCTGAAGAAGCTGACATGCTTGAGAAATGGGCTAATTTTGATGAGGATATCGTTAAGGTTGCATTGGATGATGTCTTAATATGCAAAAGATTGGCTAAGCTGAATGCTGCTCGAGAAACGTTTCCAGAACAAGAAATAAGTGAGGACGAT GACATCGAGGATTGTGGTCAGAGTAATGCTTCTGGTCAAATATCAAGTGCCCAGCAACGTCTCAGAAAACATTTGCATACAGGTGCAAGAATTTTGAGACAGATGCATGAATCAGTTGCAGTTGCAAATGCTGTGGAGCTATTTAAACTTATCTTTCTAAGCAAATCAAAAGCTCCAGAAGCACCGACTTTGCTGGCCGAAACACTACGTCGTTATTCTGAGCACGACCTCTGTGCTGCTTTTAATTACTTGAGAGAGAGGAAAATTATG ATTGGTGGTGGCAACGGTCAATTTGAATTATCACAGCACTTCTTGCATAGTATCACGTCATCCGAATTTCCCCCTGATACTGGAAGCAGAGCTGCTAAGCTTGCTGTCTGGCTTCATGAGAGAGAAAAGGATTTAGTTGAAGAGGGCATTGAAGTTCCATCAGATCTTCAGTGTGGTGAAGTTTTCTCTTTGTGTGCTCTACTATCTTCAGGTGAACTGTCAATTACCCCATTGCTACCCAATGAAGGTGTTGGAGAGGCAGAAGATAATCGACCTTGTAAACGTAAAAGTGATAGTACCGAGCCTGATGGGGGAttaccaaaaaaattaaaaaaaacatttgcCGGGGACAGTGAGTTAACTACCCGCAGAGAAAAAGGTTTTCCCAGCATAAAGTTATGCTTGCAAAGGGAAACAATTTCAAGATTTATTGCTGTCGACTCATTCAAGAAGGGGAACTTGTATCCTGCCCCATTTTGTGGAGTAAAAGATCAAAGCAATACTTCATCTGGTTTGGATGTTACCTCAAGTTTGTTGCCTTCTGAGATTGCTGATCATTCAAGTGATATCCTTGAATCTGGGACGGTAGATCATCCCACTCTTGAGCTGAGTGAATCTCCATGGGAAGCTATGACCGGCTATGCTAAGCATCTATTTTCTTCATGTTCTTATGAATTAAATAGTTCGTTGCTTCAACCTGATTTGTTCAAAACACTCTATTCAGCCATTCAGAAGTCTGGCGACAACGGGTTGAGCATGAAAGAGATCCACAAGGTTCTGAACATTAAGG AAGAGAAATTATTGGAAGTTACAATTGAGGTGCTTGAAGCATTTGGGCGAGCATTAAAG GTCAATGCTTACAATTCAGTTCACGTGGTTGATTCCCTATACCGATCCAAATATTTCTTGACCAGTATAGACGATCGTGTTGCTCATCATCTCAAATCGGAAAGGAAAACCAAGGACAAGCCTACGCCTCTTAATCTTGATAGTCAAAGGAAGAATATGGCCTCCTCAGAGGATAAGATCAACACAAATGACAATGAAGGACATAGAGTCACAATtttaaatcgtcctcaagatgtCACCGATCCTCCTTCAGAAATATTAGCAGGGAATAAGATTACAGGCCATCAACATTCTGATGTTGCTTCACCCAAAGTGAATAGAGGAGAAAACCTTGAATGCTGCCGTACTGATTCAAATCATATAAGTTGGCCCCTGTTGCCATGGATGAATGGAGATGGTACTATAAATGAGCTTCTATACAAGGGGCTTCTTCGCCGTGTTCTTGGTATTGTTGTGCTAAATCCAGGGATATCAGAG GATGGAATCATAAATCAGATGCAAGGTCTAAATCCGCAG AGCTGCAGGCAGCTGTTACAGATGATGATTCTGGATAACCACTTAACTACCCGCAAAATGCAGCAGATGACATCGGCACGGCCTCCCTCCATTCTGGCCAATCTTCTTGGTGATAAATTCAGAAAATCTAAGTGGATATGTCGAGTCCATTTCTTTGCGAATCCCTCGACCACCACCTTGTTGTAG